The following DNA comes from Verrucomicrobiia bacterium.
GGCGGAGTTTGAGCGGCTTGTTCAATTGGACCAGGAGTGGCGCGACCATTTTTCCCAGACGAACACGCCAACGCGCATGTCGCCTGAAGATGAAGAGAAGCGGCAGTTTATGTTCGATTCGCTGGTTGCGGGCACTTCGCTCCAGGAAATCCTGATGGAACAGCTTCGGGAATCCGCCCTTCCAGAGTCCGACCGGCCGATTGCCGAAAATATCATCGGCAACATCGATGACTATGGTTATCTGAAGGCCACGGCGGAGGAATTGGCAGCCAGTTCGAATGTCCCCGTGGAGAAGGTGCTGGAGGTTCTCAAGGCCGTGCAGGCGTTTGACCCGCCTGGCGTCGCTGCGCGGGACCTGCAGGAATGCATGCTCATCCAGCTCAGCCGCTCCGGCAAGGAGACCACGCTGGAATTTCAGATCATTCGCGATTACATGGAAGCCTTGGGCAAACGCCGCATCCCCGAAATCGCGAAAGGAATCGGCATTGAGGTCGACGAAGTTCAGGATGCGCTGGAAAACATCGCGCGGCTTGAGCCGCGTCCTGGGCGTGCCTTTCTTCCCGACAACGATCAGTACGTGCTGCCTGAGGTCTTCGTTTTGCGATCGGGCGATGAATTTGTAGTCACCACCAACAACGAGCACATTCCTCACCTGCGCATCAGCAACACCTACAAGGATCTGATGTCCCAGGGAGAAAACTCCAGCGAGGTTCGCAATTACATTCGCGAGAAGATCCGTGCCGGGAAATTTCTGATCAAGAGCCTGCACCAGCGGCAGCAAACCATTCTCAACATCGGCCGCGAGATCGTGAAGCGTCAGCGCGAGTTTATGGAGAAGGGCGTCGCGCACCTCAAGCCTCTCACAATGGTGCAGGTCGCGGAGGTGGTGGGTGTCCACGAAACAACCGTGAGCCGCGCGGTGTCAGGCAAGTACATGGATACGCCGCAAGGCATATTCGAAATGAAGTATTTCTTCACTGCCGGCATCCAGACTGAGAGCGGCGCGGGAATGTCGAACACGAGCGTGAAGGACATGATTTCCGAGATCTTCAGCAAGGAAAACACAGCGAAGCCGCTGTCAGACCAGGAAGTTGTGAAGATGCTGAAGGAAAAGGGCATTGTGATTGCCCGGCGGACCGTCGCCAAGTATCGCACCGAGTTGAACATCCTGCCGTCGAACCTGCGGAAGGTTTACTGACGCGCGGATTACTTCTTCCTCGCCTTCAATTCCGCCTTCGTCTCGGCCTGGAGCATGTCCAGCTCATCCTGCACTTCCGCCTTCGCGGTCTTGTCCATCCGATCTATAAACAGAATTCCGTGCAGGTGATCGGTTTCATGCTGGACAGCGCGCGCGAGCAGGCCGCCGCAGCGGAACTCGAATGGATTTCCATCCTTGTCGAGCGCCTTCACATCCACGCTTTCCGGCCGCAAGACATCGGCATACACCTCGGGGAAACTCAGGCATCCCTCCGGCCCTGGCACGGGTTCGTTGATGGGCTTCACTTCAGGATTGATAAGGACCAGCGGCATGAAGTCTTCGGGGACCGCCGGTTTGCCATCCAGTTCCAGGGTGGACGGACGGTCGGTAACGCCGCGGATGTCGATGACTGTGAGTTGAACCGCCACGCCGATTTGCTGCGCTGCAAGACCGACGCCCTTGTAGGCGTACATCGTTTCAAACATGTCCGCGATCAACTGCCGAATCTCCGGCGTGATTTTTTCGATGCGGCTGCCCTTTTTGCGCAGGATAGGTTCTCCGTATTTGACGACTTTTAAGATCATCCCGTCTCCTCGATGCTAATCCGTGGTCACGCCGACAATCTGCAAAATCCGTTCGAGATCGTCGTCGTTAAAAAATGCTATTTCCAGCGCTCCTTTTCCCGAGGCGTATCGCAGCTGCACCTTGGTTCCGAATCGTTCGCGCAGCTTGCCTTCAAGGCTGGTGATGTTGGCGTCCCGGATCGGTGTCTTGCCAGGCTTTCGGGGATCGGTGCCGCGTGCCTGCAGCTTGGCGACAAGGCCTTCCGTCTGGCGCACGTTCAAACCGTCCTTGATGACCCGTTCCGCCGCGCCCTGCTGTTCTCGATCCGTGGGCAAGCCGAGGATCACTTTTGCATGGCCCACCGAAAGGCGATTTTCACGGAGGTAACTTTGCAGCGCCGCGGGAAGCTTGAGCAGCCGCAACGCATTCGCGACCACCGCGCGGCTTTTGCCAACCTTCTGCGCAACTTCCTCCTGGGTGAGTTGAAACTGGCTGACCAGCTGCGAATAGCCGAGTGCCTCTTCCATCGGGTTCAGGTTCTCGCGCTGCAGGTTTTCGATGAGCGCAAGTTCAAGAACCGCGCGATCATCGGCCTCACGCAGAATCACTGGAACCTCCGTCAATCCCGCAAGCTGTGCGGCACGCCAGCGGCGTTCCCCGGCGATGAGTTCGAGGTGATGACCCACGTCGCGGACGATCAGCGGTTGAACGATGCCTTGCTCCCGGATGGAATCGGCGAGCTCCTGCAGTGCTTCGGGCGCGAAATCCTTTCGCGGCTGAAACGCGCAGGGCTGGATGCGATTCAGGGGCACCCGTTGCACGCGTTCACGATCGTCGGCGACAATGGCAGCGGAAGGAGCGGATGCGGGGGACGCCTGGGCAGGGGACGGCGATGGCGGTTTCGCCGCTGTGGGCGCACCGCCCAGAAGAGCGCCGAGACCTCGGCCCAAAGCTGGTTTTGCCATGCACGCAGAGTGTCGCAGCATGGAAGCGATGTCAACGCGACGCGAGCATCTCGCCGCTTGCAATGGTCTCCTTGCGTTTGTTTAATCCCGGCGTGTTACATCAGCAGACACTCAGTCGCCCTGCAGAGTTCTCCGGTGTTGGCCTGCACAGCGGCAACCGGGTGAACATGACCTTCCTGCCCGCGCCCCCCAATTCCGGCATCCGATTCCGCCGCATCGACCTTGATGGCAAGCCGGAGATTGAAGCGCGCGTTGAGAATGTCGCGGAAACAAACCGCTCCACAACGCTGGCCAAGGGCAACACGCGAATTCACACCGTCGAACACGTGCTTGCTGCGTTCGCTGGTTACGGGGTCGACAACGCAGTGGTGGAGCTGGATTCAAATGAACCCC
Coding sequences within:
- the def gene encoding peptide deformylase, whose protein sequence is MILKVVKYGEPILRKKGSRIEKITPEIRQLIADMFETMYAYKGVGLAAQQIGVAVQLTVIDIRGVTDRPSTLELDGKPAVPEDFMPLVLINPEVKPINEPVPGPEGCLSFPEVYADVLRPESVDVKALDKDGNPFEFRCGGLLARAVQHETDHLHGILFIDRMDKTAKAEVQDELDMLQAETKAELKARKK
- a CDS encoding ParB/RepB/Spo0J family partition protein — its product is MAKPALGRGLGALLGGAPTAAKPPSPSPAQASPASAPSAAIVADDRERVQRVPLNRIQPCAFQPRKDFAPEALQELADSIREQGIVQPLIVRDVGHHLELIAGERRWRAAQLAGLTEVPVILREADDRAVLELALIENLQRENLNPMEEALGYSQLVSQFQLTQEEVAQKVGKSRAVVANALRLLKLPAALQSYLRENRLSVGHAKVILGLPTDREQQGAAERVIKDGLNVRQTEGLVAKLQARGTDPRKPGKTPIRDANITSLEGKLRERFGTKVQLRYASGKGALEIAFFNDDDLERILQIVGVTTD
- the rpoN gene encoding RNA polymerase factor sigma-54 — translated: MAQGLQLSQRLTQSLVLAPQLQQSLALLQAPTLELKALVEQELQQNPVLEEIADTDMDMQERERESDAAAEAADPSEPPADLNFDPATEQPSSEPVDDFQAEFERLVQLDQEWRDHFSQTNTPTRMSPEDEEKRQFMFDSLVAGTSLQEILMEQLRESALPESDRPIAENIIGNIDDYGYLKATAEELAASSNVPVEKVLEVLKAVQAFDPPGVAARDLQECMLIQLSRSGKETTLEFQIIRDYMEALGKRRIPEIAKGIGIEVDEVQDALENIARLEPRPGRAFLPDNDQYVLPEVFVLRSGDEFVVTTNNEHIPHLRISNTYKDLMSQGENSSEVRNYIREKIRAGKFLIKSLHQRQQTILNIGREIVKRQREFMEKGVAHLKPLTMVQVAEVVGVHETTVSRAVSGKYMDTPQGIFEMKYFFTAGIQTESGAGMSNTSVKDMISEIFSKENTAKPLSDQEVVKMLKEKGIVIARRTVAKYRTELNILPSNLRKVY